The Halobacterium sp. CBA1132 genome has a segment encoding these proteins:
- the cmk gene encoding (d)CMP kinase produces MLVTISGPPGSGKSTVASALADHLDYDHISGGDIFRELADDRGLSLEEFNELAEEDSQIDKDLDRQLRETARERDDVVLESRLAGWMAGEYADIKIWLDAPLSVRARRIAEREEKTPATARAETEKREDSENARYADYYSIDFDDLTIYDLSVNTARWGPDAVTDIVLYAVDNYEPSNDEGPAPIENVDYEF; encoded by the coding sequence ATGTTAGTCACGATTTCCGGCCCGCCGGGGAGCGGGAAGAGCACGGTCGCGTCCGCGCTCGCCGACCACCTCGACTACGACCACATCTCCGGTGGCGACATCTTCCGGGAACTCGCCGACGACCGCGGACTCTCCCTCGAGGAGTTCAACGAACTCGCCGAGGAGGACTCCCAGATAGACAAGGACCTCGACCGCCAGCTCCGCGAGACGGCCCGCGAGCGCGACGACGTCGTGCTCGAATCCCGGCTGGCTGGCTGGATGGCCGGCGAGTACGCCGACATCAAGATTTGGCTGGACGCGCCGCTGAGCGTGCGCGCGCGCCGCATCGCCGAGCGCGAGGAGAAGACGCCGGCGACCGCGCGCGCCGAGACCGAGAAGCGCGAGGACTCCGAGAACGCGCGGTACGCCGACTACTACAGCATCGACTTCGACGACCTCACTATCTACGACCTCTCGGTGAACACCGCGCGGTGGGGGCCCGACGCCGTCACGGACATCGTGTTGTACGCCGTGGACAACTACGAGCCCTCGAACGACGAGGGGCCCGCGCCAATCGAGAACGTCGACTACGAGTTCTGA
- a CDS encoding DUF106 domain-containing protein yields MSRTAEKVRSLVREDPELADVLDDLLDHEGEIRWRDVKGDVSSGQWGRLLEKDVLVESGEGFEFADPDGVREGLEPEEEMEESPESSSWSKWDKLAAVGAFGAILGYQIQPVQNTIGGAVDVVLGPLESVLPFYVVVMALAVLTGLYSTLLQANLTDMSKMSKYQERAQKLQDKMSDAKERGDDAEIERLREEQMEAFGDQAGMLKEQFRPMAWIMLLTIPAFLWMYWKLGTVYSGREIVMTLPLAGQVDFNHGRILVFPTWIIWYMICSFSFSNIIRKALNIQTTPT; encoded by the coding sequence ATGTCTCGAACCGCGGAGAAAGTCCGCTCGCTGGTCCGCGAGGACCCGGAACTGGCCGACGTACTCGACGACCTCCTCGACCACGAGGGCGAGATTCGCTGGCGGGACGTCAAAGGCGACGTCTCCAGCGGCCAGTGGGGGCGCCTACTGGAGAAAGACGTGCTCGTGGAGTCCGGCGAAGGCTTCGAATTCGCGGACCCCGACGGCGTCCGCGAAGGCCTCGAACCCGAGGAAGAAATGGAGGAGAGCCCCGAGTCCTCGTCGTGGTCGAAGTGGGACAAACTCGCGGCGGTCGGCGCCTTCGGCGCGATTCTCGGCTACCAGATTCAGCCGGTCCAGAACACCATCGGCGGCGCCGTCGACGTCGTGCTCGGGCCGCTGGAGTCCGTGCTCCCGTTCTACGTCGTCGTGATGGCGCTGGCGGTACTCACGGGCCTGTACTCGACGCTCCTGCAGGCGAACCTGACGGACATGTCGAAGATGTCCAAGTATCAGGAGCGCGCCCAGAAGCTCCAAGACAAGATGTCCGACGCCAAAGAGCGCGGCGACGACGCCGAAATCGAGCGCCTGCGCGAAGAGCAGATGGAGGCGTTCGGCGACCAAGCCGGCATGCTCAAAGAGCAGTTCCGCCCGATGGCGTGGATTATGCTGCTCACGATCCCCGCGTTCCTCTGGATGTACTGGAAGCTCGGCACCGTCTACTCCGGCCGAGAGATCGTGATGACGCTGCCGCTCGCGGGCCAGGTCGACTTCAACCACGGCCGCATCCTCGTGTTCCCCACGTGGATTATCTGGTACATGATCTGCTCGTTCAGCTTCTCGAACATCATCCGGAAGGCGCTGAACATCCAGACGACGCCCACTTGA
- a CDS encoding adenylate kinase, whose protein sequence is MSNPRILILGAPGAGKGTQSRRLTEEFGVEHVTTGDALRANKGMDISHLDLEYDTPGEYMDAGELVPDDVVNEIVKTALNEADGFVLDGYPRNESQTEYLDSITDLDVVLYLDVAEEELVRRLTGRRVCEDCGATFHVDFNAPEEAGVCDECGGDLYQREDDTEETARERINVYEENTAPVVEYFREEGVLEEIDGEQTPDEVWTDVEAAVEANAN, encoded by the coding sequence ATGAGTAACCCGCGAATTCTGATTCTGGGCGCGCCGGGCGCCGGGAAGGGCACACAGAGCCGTCGACTGACCGAGGAGTTCGGCGTCGAACACGTCACCACGGGGGACGCGCTCCGCGCGAACAAGGGCATGGACATCAGCCACCTCGACCTGGAGTACGACACCCCCGGCGAGTACATGGACGCCGGCGAACTCGTCCCCGACGACGTCGTCAACGAAATCGTCAAGACCGCGCTCAATGAGGCCGACGGCTTCGTCCTCGACGGCTACCCGCGTAACGAGAGCCAGACGGAGTACCTGGACTCCATCACGGACCTCGACGTCGTGCTCTACCTCGACGTCGCCGAGGAGGAACTCGTCCGCCGCCTGACCGGCCGCCGCGTCTGCGAGGACTGTGGCGCCACCTTCCACGTCGACTTCAACGCTCCCGAGGAAGCCGGCGTCTGCGACGAGTGCGGCGGCGACCTCTACCAGCGCGAGGACGACACCGAGGAGACCGCCCGCGAGCGCATCAACGTCTACGAGGAGAACACCGCGCCCGTCGTCGAGTACTTCCGCGAGGAGGGCGTGCTCGAAGAAATCGACGGCGAACAGACCCCCGACGAGGTCTGGACCGACGTCGAGGCCGCCGTCGAAGCGAACGCGAACTAA
- a CDS encoding universal stress protein, which yields MGDLLETVVVPVASEADAETTMRAVLPRVRDAGGRIVAVHVVEKGGGAIDKASVEQRELYAEDVFTVVEDACADAGVACETDLRFDEDVADGVFAAARDHGASAVAFTPRESNRWLDLLTGDDARDLVKQADLPVVVFPAEDADE from the coding sequence ATGGGTGACCTCCTCGAAACCGTCGTCGTTCCGGTCGCCAGCGAGGCGGACGCGGAGACAACGATGCGTGCGGTGCTGCCGCGCGTCCGCGACGCCGGCGGCAGAATCGTCGCCGTCCACGTCGTCGAGAAGGGCGGCGGCGCGATCGACAAGGCGAGCGTCGAACAGCGCGAGCTGTACGCCGAGGACGTCTTCACGGTCGTCGAGGACGCCTGCGCGGACGCCGGGGTGGCCTGCGAGACGGACCTTCGGTTCGACGAGGACGTCGCCGACGGCGTCTTCGCCGCCGCACGCGACCACGGCGCGAGCGCAGTAGCGTTCACGCCCCGCGAGAGCAACCGCTGGCTGGACCTCCTGACCGGCGACGACGCCCGCGACCTCGTGAAGCAAGCCGACCTCCCCGTGGTCGTGTTCCCCGCAGAGGACGCCGATGAGTGA
- a CDS encoding amino acid permease, which produces MSDQELAKDLGPLAALTIGVGTMIGAGIFVLPGAAVHEAGPLSAVAFLVGGGIALLTALSASELGTAMPKAGGAYYYVNHSLGPMFGSIAGWANWMGLAFASAFYMFGLGKYVVTFLSVPSVALGPLVLGPAKVVALFGAAFFVGVNYVGAKETGGLQNVIVVTLVAILAVFTAVGAWNADLNSLLPLVREGKGFSTVLPVTGMVFVSYLGFVQITSVAEEIKDPGKNLPRAVIGSVVLVTLIYALVLLVVLAAVPNELVAGNDTAVVDVARRLMGPAGAVALLFGGLLATASSANASILASSRINFAMGRDKLVSDSLNTIHDRFATPYRAIALTGVFILVFVLFGNLETLSTMGSTLHLVIYGLLNVALVVMRTVDPPEYQPDFRVPFYPATPILGAITSFALIAFINPTIIAATGAFVVFAVAWYLVYARSRATKTGILSQYLQSNPESAPDAAVSAAESLAPDGSDYRVLVPLSNPENETDLITLGAAAAKANGGRVVAVHVVQVPDQTSLSYANDHLDEFTNADESERLLENARADAEDFGVPVETHTILSHRSFAELFDAAESHDADLLVMGWGPDSHGSPGRAESAVDELAGDLPCDVLVFKDRGFDPSRVVVPTAGGPDSELSAAIARYLREQFGSEVTLLHVADDRDAGREFLAEWADEQGLSDAELRVESGDVEDAIESAAADASLLVVGATERGLLERLVTGSLVLDVVDDVDCSVVLAEKQRSRSLLERLLG; this is translated from the coding sequence ATGAGTGACCAAGAACTCGCGAAAGACCTCGGCCCGCTGGCCGCGCTGACCATCGGCGTCGGGACGATGATCGGCGCCGGCATCTTCGTGCTTCCGGGCGCCGCTGTGCACGAGGCGGGGCCGCTGTCGGCGGTCGCGTTCCTCGTCGGCGGCGGCATCGCGCTGTTGACCGCGCTGTCGGCGTCCGAACTGGGCACTGCGATGCCGAAAGCGGGCGGCGCGTACTACTACGTCAACCACTCGCTGGGGCCAATGTTCGGGTCCATCGCGGGGTGGGCGAACTGGATGGGGCTGGCGTTCGCGTCCGCGTTCTACATGTTCGGCCTCGGCAAGTACGTCGTCACCTTCCTCTCGGTTCCCAGCGTCGCACTCGGCCCGCTGGTGCTGGGGCCGGCGAAAGTCGTCGCGCTGTTCGGCGCCGCGTTCTTCGTCGGCGTGAACTACGTCGGCGCGAAGGAGACCGGCGGCCTCCAGAACGTCATCGTCGTCACGCTCGTCGCCATCCTCGCGGTGTTCACCGCCGTCGGCGCGTGGAACGCCGACCTGAACTCGCTGCTCCCGCTCGTCCGGGAGGGGAAGGGGTTCTCCACCGTGCTGCCCGTGACCGGGATGGTGTTCGTCTCCTACCTCGGATTCGTCCAGATTACGAGCGTCGCCGAGGAGATCAAAGACCCCGGGAAGAACCTCCCGCGTGCGGTCATCGGCAGCGTCGTCCTCGTCACGCTCATCTACGCGCTCGTGTTGCTGGTGGTGCTGGCGGCGGTGCCGAACGAACTCGTCGCCGGCAACGACACCGCAGTGGTGGACGTCGCGCGCCGCCTCATGGGTCCCGCCGGCGCCGTCGCGTTGCTGTTCGGTGGGCTGCTCGCCACCGCCTCCTCGGCGAACGCCTCGATTCTGGCGTCGTCGCGAATCAACTTCGCGATGGGGCGGGACAAACTCGTCTCCGACAGCCTGAACACGATTCACGACCGGTTCGCGACGCCGTACCGCGCAATCGCGCTCACCGGCGTGTTCATCCTCGTGTTCGTGCTGTTCGGTAACCTCGAAACGCTGTCGACGATGGGGAGCACGCTCCACCTCGTCATCTACGGGCTGTTGAACGTCGCGCTCGTCGTGATGCGGACCGTCGACCCGCCCGAGTACCAACCGGACTTCCGCGTCCCGTTCTACCCGGCGACGCCGATTCTCGGCGCTATCACGTCGTTCGCGCTCATCGCGTTCATCAACCCCACCATCATCGCGGCGACCGGCGCGTTCGTCGTGTTCGCGGTCGCGTGGTACCTCGTGTACGCGCGTTCGCGGGCGACGAAGACGGGCATTCTCTCCCAGTACCTCCAGTCGAACCCCGAGAGCGCGCCCGACGCCGCCGTCTCCGCCGCGGAGTCGCTGGCCCCGGACGGTTCGGACTACCGCGTGCTCGTGCCGCTGTCGAACCCCGAGAACGAGACCGACCTCATCACGCTCGGCGCGGCCGCCGCGAAGGCCAACGGCGGCCGCGTCGTCGCCGTTCACGTCGTCCAAGTGCCCGACCAGACCTCGCTCTCGTACGCCAACGACCACCTCGACGAGTTCACGAACGCCGACGAGAGCGAGCGCCTGCTGGAGAACGCGCGCGCCGACGCGGAGGACTTCGGCGTCCCCGTCGAGACGCACACCATCCTCTCGCACCGCTCGTTCGCCGAACTGTTCGACGCCGCCGAGTCCCACGACGCCGACCTGCTCGTGATGGGGTGGGGGCCGGACAGCCACGGGTCGCCGGGCCGCGCGGAGTCCGCCGTCGACGAACTCGCCGGCGACCTGCCGTGTGACGTGCTCGTGTTCAAGGACCGCGGCTTCGACCCGTCGCGGGTCGTCGTGCCGACCGCGGGCGGTCCGGACAGCGAACTCAGCGCCGCCATCGCGCGCTACCTGCGTGAGCAGTTCGGCAGCGAAGTCACACTCCTGCACGTCGCCGACGACCGCGACGCTGGCCGCGAGTTCCTCGCGGAGTGGGCCGACGAACAGGGGCTGTCCGACGCCGAGTTACGCGTCGAGTCCGGCGACGTCGAGGACGCCATCGAGAGCGCCGCTGCGGATGCGTCACTGCTCGTCGTCGGCGCGACCGAGCGCGGCCTCCTCGAACGCCTCGTCACGGGGTCGCTGGTGCTGGACGTCGTCGACGACGTGGACTGCTCCGTGGTGCTCGCGGAGAAACAGCGCAGCCGGTCGCTGCTCGAACGCCTGCTGGGCTGA
- a CDS encoding TrkH family potassium uptake protein, giving the protein MTVRVDWRASVALVGTVVKWLSVPLLAPLAVALYYGDGGLAAFVATIVVAFAAGAALERVGDPSDLGAREGFLMVALTWLAASVVGALPYLFAAHGIPGVAAASAPASSLGNPVNALFETMSGFTTTGATVMEDISFDTHSHAVLLWRQLTQWLGGMGIVVLAVAILPELSVGGAQLMEAEAPGPSIEKLTPRIAETARALWLAYAGITLLEILLLYGLHHAGFADNMGLYNAVAHGLTTMATGGFSPAARSIEAFSGVVQWVIVPFMFAAGTNFALIWQALSGDTDALFGDSEFRFYLGVVGTVTALLAGLLFTGPALGVKDAVAPVAGNFEASLRHAVFQAASLITTTGYASMDFAQWGEASKYVLFIALFLGGSAGSTGGAVKMVRWLVILKSLKRELFVTIHPEAVKPVRLGGRSLDEDAIRGIYAFTAVYFALFVGATLFVAIDVTRIEQSLDALEVMSAVGATLGNVGPGFGLVGPMGNYEFLPETTKLAMVGLMWVGRLEVLPVLVLLTRAYWNS; this is encoded by the coding sequence ATGACTGTTCGCGTGGACTGGCGGGCGAGCGTCGCGCTCGTCGGCACGGTGGTGAAGTGGCTGTCGGTGCCGCTTTTGGCGCCGCTGGCGGTCGCGCTCTACTACGGCGACGGCGGACTGGCGGCGTTCGTCGCGACTATTGTCGTCGCGTTCGCCGCCGGGGCGGCGCTCGAACGCGTCGGTGACCCGTCCGACCTCGGCGCCCGCGAGGGATTCTTGATGGTCGCGCTGACGTGGCTCGCGGCGAGCGTCGTCGGCGCGCTCCCGTACCTGTTCGCGGCCCACGGTATTCCGGGCGTCGCAGCGGCGTCCGCGCCCGCGTCGTCGCTCGGCAACCCCGTGAACGCACTGTTCGAGACGATGAGCGGGTTCACGACGACCGGAGCGACGGTGATGGAGGATATCTCCTTCGACACGCACTCTCACGCCGTGTTGCTGTGGCGCCAACTCACCCAGTGGCTCGGCGGCATGGGTATCGTCGTGCTCGCGGTCGCCATCCTCCCGGAACTCTCGGTCGGCGGCGCGCAGTTGATGGAGGCGGAGGCGCCCGGCCCCAGCATCGAGAAGCTCACGCCCCGCATCGCCGAGACCGCGCGAGCGCTGTGGCTGGCGTACGCCGGCATCACGCTGCTGGAAATCCTGTTGCTGTACGGTCTCCACCACGCGGGGTTCGCGGACAACATGGGCCTGTACAACGCCGTCGCGCACGGCCTCACGACGATGGCGACCGGCGGCTTCAGCCCGGCGGCGCGCTCCATCGAGGCGTTCTCCGGGGTCGTCCAGTGGGTCATCGTGCCGTTCATGTTCGCGGCGGGGACGAACTTCGCGCTCATCTGGCAGGCGCTGTCCGGCGACACCGACGCGCTGTTCGGCGACTCCGAGTTCCGCTTCTACCTCGGCGTCGTGGGCACCGTCACCGCGCTGCTGGCCGGTCTCCTGTTCACGGGGCCGGCGCTCGGTGTCAAGGACGCCGTCGCTCCCGTCGCCGGCAACTTCGAAGCGTCGCTGCGCCACGCCGTCTTCCAAGCCGCATCCCTCATCACCACGACCGGGTACGCGAGCATGGACTTCGCGCAGTGGGGCGAAGCCAGCAAGTACGTACTGTTCATCGCGCTGTTCCTCGGCGGGAGCGCGGGCAGCACCGGCGGCGCGGTGAAGATGGTGCGGTGGCTGGTCATCCTCAAGAGCCTCAAGCGAGAACTGTTCGTGACCATCCACCCCGAAGCCGTCAAGCCCGTTCGGCTGGGCGGCCGCTCGCTCGACGAGGACGCGATTCGGGGCATCTACGCGTTCACCGCCGTCTACTTCGCGCTGTTCGTCGGCGCGACGCTGTTCGTCGCCATCGATGTCACGCGCATCGAGCAGTCCCTCGACGCGCTGGAGGTGATGAGCGCCGTCGGCGCGACGCTCGGGAACGTCGGTCCCGGGTTCGGGCTGGTCGGGCCGATGGGGAACTACGAGTTCCTCCCGGAGACGACGAAACTCGCGATGGTCGGGCTGATGTGGGTCGGGCGGCTGGAAGTGTTGCCCGTCCTCGTGTTGTTGACGCGGGCGTACTGGAACTCCTGA
- the trkA gene encoding Trk system potassium transporter TrkA — protein sequence MRILVVGAGEVGSSIASSLSDAHEVVVVDVDPERVESLTYSEDVLAVTGDGTDLDVLAEAEVEKADVVIASTDDDETNLATCATVDTVSDAFTIARVERTNYLDTWREHHGAFGVDFMVCTDLLAAEAIVRVVGLPTARDVDPFAGGSIQMAEFEVPEDSPIAGETVVEADRFDELTFVAVIPEGADHASVPRGDTVIEGRARVVVVGRPASVREFARAVDPASAAGEVEDAVIVGGSTTGKLTAESLVERGVSVRIIEFDEARARELAESLPSVTVYSHDATDPEFLSREHIKDADVVIATVGSDERSLLAALLAKREGATRTIAVVEQARYVDLFETVGVDVAVNPRQVIAEEITRFTRERRAENVAIIEPGGAEVVEVEVDGDSVLAGRAIQDVMADLPDGVVVGAITRDGEYVTPRGSTVVEAGDHVVAFVQANALEEVTSKL from the coding sequence ATGCGCATCCTCGTCGTCGGCGCCGGCGAGGTCGGGTCGAGCATCGCCAGCAGCCTCTCGGACGCCCACGAGGTCGTGGTCGTCGACGTCGACCCGGAGCGCGTCGAGTCGCTGACCTACTCCGAGGACGTGCTCGCCGTCACCGGCGACGGCACCGACCTCGACGTGCTCGCGGAAGCCGAGGTCGAGAAGGCCGACGTCGTCATCGCGAGCACGGACGACGACGAGACGAACCTCGCGACGTGTGCGACCGTCGACACCGTCAGCGATGCGTTCACCATCGCTCGCGTCGAGCGCACCAACTATCTGGACACGTGGCGCGAACACCACGGCGCGTTCGGGGTCGACTTCATGGTGTGTACGGACCTGCTCGCGGCGGAAGCCATCGTTCGCGTCGTCGGCCTCCCGACCGCGCGCGACGTCGACCCCTTCGCCGGCGGGTCGATACAGATGGCGGAGTTCGAAGTGCCAGAGGACAGCCCGATAGCCGGAGAGACGGTCGTGGAGGCCGACCGCTTCGACGAACTGACGTTCGTCGCCGTCATCCCGGAGGGCGCCGACCACGCCAGCGTCCCGCGCGGGGACACAGTTATCGAGGGGCGTGCGCGCGTGGTCGTGGTCGGGCGGCCCGCCAGTGTCCGCGAGTTCGCTCGCGCCGTCGATCCCGCAAGCGCCGCCGGTGAAGTCGAGGACGCCGTTATCGTCGGCGGGTCGACGACCGGCAAACTCACTGCCGAGTCCCTCGTGGAGCGCGGCGTCTCGGTGCGCATCATCGAGTTCGACGAGGCCCGCGCCCGCGAACTCGCGGAGTCGTTGCCGTCCGTGACGGTGTACTCCCACGACGCCACCGACCCCGAGTTCCTCTCCCGCGAGCATATCAAAGACGCCGACGTCGTCATCGCGACGGTCGGCAGCGACGAGCGCAGCCTGTTGGCGGCGCTGCTCGCGAAACGCGAGGGCGCGACGCGCACCATCGCGGTCGTCGAGCAGGCGCGCTACGTCGACCTCTTCGAGACGGTCGGCGTCGACGTCGCGGTCAACCCCCGGCAGGTGATCGCCGAGGAGATCACGCGGTTCACGCGCGAGCGTCGCGCGGAGAACGTCGCCATCATCGAACCCGGCGGCGCGGAAGTCGTCGAGGTCGAAGTCGACGGCGACAGCGTGCTCGCCGGCCGCGCCATCCAGGACGTGATGGCGGACCTGCCCGACGGCGTCGTCGTCGGCGCCATCACGCGTGACGGCGAGTACGTTACGCCGCGCGGGAGTACTGTCGTGGAGGCCGGCGACCATGTCGTCGCGTTCGTACAGGCGAACGCGCTCGAAGAGGTGACCTCGAAACTATGA
- a CDS encoding M48 family metallopeptidase, protein MGPGRRLLMVFVGVVALVWHVAAAAAVLWALVAVFSADVPPVTALGVVAVVTVAFGYLSYRVGTARVLAQLHAVPLEPRRAPRAYRVLDSLVDRMGVAPPTLYVAQMPVPNALSLGGPGGAVVFDESLFRILDAAEFEAVLAHELAHIERRDSLVQSLAFAVGRTLVGFLAVLVLPVALLARGCNRLLAWARGRPGADSGLAFHERIGRLVLVAFVALTLVVRARSRRREFAADDRAVDVTGEPLALASALRKIQRASEPRRSLTSLSRRRTDENSAEAWFSTHPAMDDRIRRLRERTDERVRRRR, encoded by the coding sequence ATGGGTCCGGGCCGCCGCCTCCTGATGGTGTTCGTTGGCGTCGTCGCGCTCGTCTGGCACGTCGCCGCCGCGGCGGCCGTGTTGTGGGCGCTGGTCGCCGTCTTCTCTGCGGACGTCCCGCCGGTGACCGCGCTCGGCGTCGTCGCCGTCGTCACCGTCGCGTTCGGCTACCTCAGCTACCGCGTCGGCACCGCTCGCGTCCTCGCGCAGCTACACGCAGTCCCGCTGGAGCCGCGACGCGCGCCCCGCGCCTACCGCGTGCTCGACTCGCTCGTCGACCGCATGGGCGTCGCCCCGCCGACGCTGTACGTCGCCCAGATGCCCGTGCCGAACGCGCTCAGCCTCGGCGGCCCCGGCGGCGCAGTCGTCTTCGACGAGTCGCTGTTCCGCATTCTGGACGCCGCCGAGTTCGAGGCCGTGCTCGCGCACGAACTCGCACACATCGAGCGCCGGGACAGCCTCGTGCAGTCGCTGGCGTTCGCCGTCGGCCGCACGCTCGTGGGCTTCCTCGCCGTGCTCGTGTTGCCGGTTGCGTTGCTCGCGCGCGGCTGCAACCGGCTGCTGGCGTGGGCGCGCGGCCGGCCGGGCGCGGACTCGGGGCTGGCGTTCCACGAGCGCATCGGCCGACTGGTGCTCGTGGCGTTCGTCGCGCTCACGCTGGTCGTCCGCGCGCGCTCTCGGCGACGCGAGTTCGCGGCCGACGACCGCGCGGTCGACGTCACGGGCGAGCCGCTGGCGCTGGCGTCCGCGCTCCGGAAGATACAGCGCGCCAGCGAACCGCGCCGCTCGCTGACGTCGCTGTCGCGGCGTCGAACCGACGAGAACAGCGCCGAGGCGTGGTTCTCCACGCATCCCGCGATGGACGACCGCATCCGGCGCCTCCGCGAGCGCACAGACGAGCGCGTCAGGCGCCGTCGGTGA
- a CDS encoding ABC transporter substrate-binding protein encodes MRENREPFTRRQYLKGASAAAAAGLFAGCTSSGDGDTTATTEAAGGTSGATSTTTDESLTASLAPAGEITLDEPPEDVFVVFPQYADMAVALGYGDAVNSLYVPEMSGTTMNHYYERLDGVSFDWEGLPDPYGDGISEEQLYSLDSDVHFLDPAYLVTQDNWSVGDIDDMASNIGPWFGNFYSGTHDQPPEQYRDTYEYYTLWELFGHVADVFGERERAEALRDVHTDLVETIEADLPPAEERPTVARATYSQGTFYTYHLNKPGYWFADTRPLGARDAFADQEWSNFWGSVGYETMLEADPDVILNLWGATPRYDMASVRESLRNSEAGETLSAVENDRVYASGMRYQGPLMNLFQVEMTAKQLYPDVFGEWPDYEHGDHYPEIPADERLFDRERVASIVTDGA; translated from the coding sequence ATGCGCGAGAACCGCGAGCCGTTCACGCGACGACAGTACCTCAAGGGAGCGAGCGCGGCGGCCGCCGCCGGGCTGTTCGCCGGCTGTACCAGTTCCGGCGACGGCGACACCACCGCGACCACCGAAGCGGCCGGCGGGACGTCCGGGGCCACCAGCACTACCACCGACGAGTCGCTGACGGCGTCACTGGCTCCGGCTGGCGAAATCACCCTCGACGAACCCCCGGAGGACGTCTTCGTGGTGTTCCCGCAGTACGCCGACATGGCCGTCGCGCTCGGGTACGGCGACGCGGTCAACTCCCTCTACGTCCCGGAGATGTCCGGGACGACGATGAATCACTACTACGAGCGCCTCGACGGCGTCAGCTTCGACTGGGAGGGCCTCCCGGACCCGTACGGCGACGGCATCAGCGAGGAGCAACTGTACAGCCTCGACAGCGACGTCCACTTCTTGGACCCCGCGTACCTTGTCACGCAGGACAACTGGTCGGTCGGCGACATCGACGACATGGCGTCCAACATCGGCCCGTGGTTCGGCAACTTCTACAGCGGCACCCACGACCAACCCCCCGAGCAGTACCGCGACACCTACGAGTACTACACGCTCTGGGAGCTGTTCGGCCACGTCGCCGATGTCTTCGGGGAGCGCGAGCGCGCCGAAGCGCTCCGCGACGTTCACACCGACCTCGTCGAGACCATCGAAGCCGACCTCCCGCCGGCGGAAGAACGTCCGACCGTCGCCCGCGCGACGTACTCGCAGGGCACCTTCTACACGTACCACCTCAACAAGCCCGGCTACTGGTTCGCGGACACCCGGCCGCTGGGCGCCCGCGACGCGTTCGCCGACCAGGAGTGGTCGAACTTCTGGGGGTCGGTCGGCTACGAGACGATGCTGGAGGCCGACCCGGACGTCATCCTCAACCTCTGGGGCGCGACGCCGCGCTACGACATGGCGTCGGTCCGCGAGAGCCTCCGGAACAGCGAAGCCGGCGAGACGCTCTCGGCCGTCGAGAACGACCGCGTGTACGCGTCCGGAATGCGCTATCAGGGGCCGCTGATGAACCTCTTCCAAGTGGAGATGACCGCCAAACAGCTCTACCCCGACGTGTTCGGCGAGTGGCCGGACTATGAGCACGGCGACCACTACCCCGAGATTCCCGCCGACGAACGGCTCTTCGACCGGGAGCGCGTCGCCAGCATCGTCACCGACGGCGCCTGA